In the genome of Panthera uncia isolate 11264 chromosome B3 unlocalized genomic scaffold, Puncia_PCG_1.0 HiC_scaffold_1, whole genome shotgun sequence, one region contains:
- the CATSPER2 gene encoding cation channel sperm-associated protein 2 isoform X2, which translates to MATSHPAGHMQLPRADAIRSRLIDTFSLIEHLQGLSQAVPRHTIREILDPSGQKKLMLGDQHQLVRFSIKPRHVERITRARRLMSRLHVRYSQRPPLSLWAGWVLECPLFTNFIIFLIFLNTIVLMVEIELLESSNTKLWSLKLSLEVAAWFILLIFILEILLMWISSFFLFWKNAWNVFDFVVTILSLLPEVVVLVGVTGQSVWLQLLRICRVLRSLKLFARFRQIRVIILALVRALKSMTFLLMLLLIFFYIFAVTGVYFFEDYTRSTRQDLEYHMFFSDLLNSLVTVFILFTMDHWYALLQDTWKVPEVSRTFSSIYVILWLLLGSIIFRNIIVAMMVTNFQNIRNELNEEMTHLEVQHKADIFKRQIIQRRQNLSPEALRSSLSKMDARDASQQRESLELSTAFEEESKHSADEEGSRASISKTKESLSKMKKSASSSSSSSSSSSYSSSSSSSSLDSSSSSDSRYLDSIGQLDWETHVHQNLPGLMEMDQDDRVVWPRDSLFRYFELLEKLQYNLEERKRLQEFAVQALMNFEDK; encoded by the exons ATGGCCACCAGTCACCCAGCAGGACACATGCAACTGCCCCGAGCTGATGCCATACGTTCACGTCTCATTGATACTTTCTCTCTCATCGAGCATCTGCAAGGCTTGAGCCAAGCTGTGCCACGACACACTATCCGAGAGATACTTG ATCCTTCCGGTCAGAAGAAGCTTATGTTGGGAGATCAACACCAGCTTGTGCGCTTCTCCATAAAGCCTCGACATGTAGAACGTATTACACGTGCCCGGAGACTGATGAGCAGGCTTCATGTGCGCTACAGTCAGAGGCCACCTCTTTCCTTGTGGGCTGGATGGGTCCTTGAGT GCCCTCTCTTCACAAACTTCAtcatctttctcatctttttgaaTACAATCGTACTGATGGTTGAAATAG AATTGCTTGAATCCTCAAATACCAAACTGTGGTCACTGAAGCTGAGTCTGGAGGTGGCAGCTTGGTTCATCTTGCTTATTTTCATCTTGGAGATCCTTCTTATGTGGATATCCagctttttcctcttctggaagaaTGCTTGGAATGTGTTTGACTTTGTTGTCACCATATTG TCCCTGCTTCCTGAGGTTGTGGTGCTGGTAGGGGTAACAGGCCAGTCTGTGTGGCTCCAGTTGCTAAGGATATGCCGGGTGCTAAGATCTCTCAAACTCTTTGCACGATTCCGTCAAATTCGAGTCATTATTTTGGCCCTGGTGAGGGCCCTCAAG AGTATGACCTTCCTCTTGATGTTGCTGCTCATCTTCTTCTACATTTTTGCTGTGACTGGTGTCTACTTCTTTGAGGACTACACCCGTTCAACTCGCCAGGACCTGGAGTACCACATGTTCTTCTC GGACCTTCTGAATTCCCTGGTGACAGTATTCATCCTCTTCACCATGGACCATTGGTATGCATTGCTTCAGGATACCTGGAAGGTGCCTGAAGTCAGCCGTACCTTCAGCAGCATCTATGTCATCCTTTGGTTGTTACTTGGTTCCATTATCTTTCGAAATATCATAGTAGCCATGATGG TTACTAACTTCCAGAATATCAGGAATGAGCTGAACGAGGAGATGACACATTTGGAGGTTCAACATAAAGCTGACATATTCAAGCGGCAGATTATCCAGAG GAGACAAAACCTGTCCCCTGAGGCACTGAGGTCAAGCCTTAGCAAAATGGATGCCAG AGATGCCAGTCAACAAAGGGAATCTTTGGAGTTATCAACAGCTTTTGAAGAAGAGTCTAAACACAGTGCTGATGAAGAGGGTTCAAGGGCATCTATATCGAAAACAAAAGAGTCcttgtcaaaaatgaaaaagtccgcctcttcttcctcctcttcctcctcctcctcctcttattCTTCCTCCTCGTCTTCATCTTCCCTCgattcctcctcttcttctgacTCCAGATATTTAGACTCCATTG GTCAGTTGGACTGGGAAACTCATGTGCACCAGAATCTGCCTGGGTTAATGGAAATGGATCAGGATGATCGTGTTGTTTGGCCTAGAGATTCACTCTTCCGATATTTTGAGTTGCTAGAAAAGCTTCAGTACAACCTAGAGGAGCGTAAACGGTTGCAGGAGTTTGCAG TGCAGGCACTGATGAACTTTGAAGACAAATAA
- the CATSPER2 gene encoding cation channel sperm-associated protein 2 isoform X1 yields MATSHPAGHMQLPRADAIRSRLIDTFSLIEHLQGLSQAVPRHTIREILDPSGQKKLMLGDQHQLVRFSIKPRHVERITRARRLMSRLHVRYSQRPPLSLWAGWVLECPLFTNFIIFLIFLNTIVLMVEIELLESSNTKLWSLKLSLEVAAWFILLIFILEILLMWISSFFLFWKNAWNVFDFVVTILSLLPEVVVLVGVTGQSVWLQLLRICRVLRSLKLFARFRQIRVIILALVRALKSMTFLLMLLLIFFYIFAVTGVYFFEDYTRSTRQDLEYHMFFSDLLNSLVTVFILFTMDHWYALLQDTWKVPEVSRTFSSIYVILWLLLGSIIFRNIIVAMMVTNFQNIRNELNEEMTHLEVQHKADIFKRQIIQRRQNLSPEALRSSLSKMDARDASQQRESLELSTAFEEESKHSADEEGSRASISKTKESLSKMKKSASSSSSSSSSSSYSSSSSSSSLDSSSSSDSRYLDSIGQLDWETHVHQNLPGLMEMDQDDRVVWPRDSLFRYFELLEKLQYNLEERKRLQEFAVVLRPAFPLVLLFSGKRRRRSKVASLIWINSSMAKSTDS; encoded by the exons ATGGCCACCAGTCACCCAGCAGGACACATGCAACTGCCCCGAGCTGATGCCATACGTTCACGTCTCATTGATACTTTCTCTCTCATCGAGCATCTGCAAGGCTTGAGCCAAGCTGTGCCACGACACACTATCCGAGAGATACTTG ATCCTTCCGGTCAGAAGAAGCTTATGTTGGGAGATCAACACCAGCTTGTGCGCTTCTCCATAAAGCCTCGACATGTAGAACGTATTACACGTGCCCGGAGACTGATGAGCAGGCTTCATGTGCGCTACAGTCAGAGGCCACCTCTTTCCTTGTGGGCTGGATGGGTCCTTGAGT GCCCTCTCTTCACAAACTTCAtcatctttctcatctttttgaaTACAATCGTACTGATGGTTGAAATAG AATTGCTTGAATCCTCAAATACCAAACTGTGGTCACTGAAGCTGAGTCTGGAGGTGGCAGCTTGGTTCATCTTGCTTATTTTCATCTTGGAGATCCTTCTTATGTGGATATCCagctttttcctcttctggaagaaTGCTTGGAATGTGTTTGACTTTGTTGTCACCATATTG TCCCTGCTTCCTGAGGTTGTGGTGCTGGTAGGGGTAACAGGCCAGTCTGTGTGGCTCCAGTTGCTAAGGATATGCCGGGTGCTAAGATCTCTCAAACTCTTTGCACGATTCCGTCAAATTCGAGTCATTATTTTGGCCCTGGTGAGGGCCCTCAAG AGTATGACCTTCCTCTTGATGTTGCTGCTCATCTTCTTCTACATTTTTGCTGTGACTGGTGTCTACTTCTTTGAGGACTACACCCGTTCAACTCGCCAGGACCTGGAGTACCACATGTTCTTCTC GGACCTTCTGAATTCCCTGGTGACAGTATTCATCCTCTTCACCATGGACCATTGGTATGCATTGCTTCAGGATACCTGGAAGGTGCCTGAAGTCAGCCGTACCTTCAGCAGCATCTATGTCATCCTTTGGTTGTTACTTGGTTCCATTATCTTTCGAAATATCATAGTAGCCATGATGG TTACTAACTTCCAGAATATCAGGAATGAGCTGAACGAGGAGATGACACATTTGGAGGTTCAACATAAAGCTGACATATTCAAGCGGCAGATTATCCAGAG GAGACAAAACCTGTCCCCTGAGGCACTGAGGTCAAGCCTTAGCAAAATGGATGCCAG AGATGCCAGTCAACAAAGGGAATCTTTGGAGTTATCAACAGCTTTTGAAGAAGAGTCTAAACACAGTGCTGATGAAGAGGGTTCAAGGGCATCTATATCGAAAACAAAAGAGTCcttgtcaaaaatgaaaaagtccgcctcttcttcctcctcttcctcctcctcctcctcttattCTTCCTCCTCGTCTTCATCTTCCCTCgattcctcctcttcttctgacTCCAGATATTTAGACTCCATTG GTCAGTTGGACTGGGAAACTCATGTGCACCAGAATCTGCCTGGGTTAATGGAAATGGATCAGGATGATCGTGTTGTTTGGCCTAGAGATTCACTCTTCCGATATTTTGAGTTGCTAGAAAAGCTTCAGTACAACCTAGAGGAGCGTAAACGGTTGCAGGAGTTTGCAG TTGTCCTCAGGCCTGCCTTCCCACTTGTTCTCTTGTTCtctgggaaaaggagaagaaggagcaAAGTAGCTTCTTTAATCTGGATTAATTCATCTATGGCAAAGAGTACAGACTCATAG